One Cellulomonas sp. NS3 genomic region harbors:
- a CDS encoding sugar ABC transporter permease has protein sequence MARASVELHAPVTGVRWWREVGWRHVVGVVMVVVCVTPLLYVVSASLNAGGTLTGSNKLFSDVSGANYAELARTDFPLWAVNSLVVCTATALGTVLMGAAAAYAFSRFRFQGRRASLTALLLVQMFPQMLAFVAIFLLLLTLGDVFPALGLNSRLALIAVYLGGALGVNAFLMYGFFNTIPRELDEAAKIDGASHAQIFFTIILRLVSPILAVVGLLSFVSAFGEFILAKIVLSRVENYTLAVGLYVWASDERNAPWGLFAAAAVLAAIPVLLLFQFLQRYIVSGLTAGSVKG, from the coding sequence ATGGCCCGCGCGTCCGTCGAACTGCACGCGCCCGTGACGGGCGTCCGGTGGTGGCGCGAGGTCGGCTGGCGCCACGTCGTCGGCGTCGTGATGGTCGTCGTGTGCGTGACCCCGCTGCTGTACGTGGTGTCCGCGTCGCTCAACGCCGGCGGCACGCTCACGGGCTCGAACAAGCTCTTCAGCGACGTCAGCGGCGCCAACTACGCCGAGCTGGCGCGCACGGACTTCCCGCTGTGGGCCGTCAACTCGCTCGTCGTGTGCACGGCCACGGCACTCGGGACCGTGCTCATGGGAGCAGCGGCGGCGTACGCGTTCTCCCGTTTCCGGTTCCAGGGCCGGCGTGCGTCGCTCACGGCGCTCCTGCTGGTCCAGATGTTCCCGCAGATGCTGGCCTTCGTCGCGATCTTCCTGCTGCTGCTCACGCTCGGCGACGTGTTCCCCGCGCTGGGCCTCAACAGCCGGCTCGCGCTCATCGCGGTGTACCTCGGCGGCGCGCTCGGCGTGAACGCGTTCCTCATGTACGGGTTCTTCAACACGATCCCGCGCGAGCTCGACGAGGCCGCGAAGATCGACGGCGCGAGCCACGCGCAGATCTTCTTCACGATCATCCTGCGGCTCGTCTCGCCGATCCTCGCGGTCGTCGGCCTGCTGTCGTTCGTCTCGGCGTTCGGCGAGTTCATCCTCGCGAAGATCGTGCTGAGCCGCGTCGAGAACTACACGCTCGCCGTCGGGCTGTACGTGTGGGCGTCCGACGAGCGCAACGCGCCGTGGGGCCTGTTCGCCGCGGCGGCCGTGCTCGCGGCGATCCCGGTGCTCCTGCTGTTCCAGTTCCTGCAGCGCTACATCGTCTCGGGCCTGACCGCCGGTTCGGTGAAGGGGTGA